The Nostoc sp. NIES-3756 DNA window CCGCTATGGGAGAATCAATAGAGGGTTTAGCGTCTAAAAATATCCGACATCCCTTTCCTTCAAAGAAAGCAATTCCCCAACCATCACTGTGATGATCTGTTTTTCCTCCCCGTGCGGAAAACCCTTCAAAGGAAAAACAGATATCAGTTGGTACATTGCAGTTCATTCCCAACAATTGACACATTGATATTGCAGCTTCTGAAATTTCGACTCATGCCTCAAAATCAAGATACTTCAGAATGTGGCAACAGTTTTGGTGCGATCGCTTCAATCTGAAAATTTTCAGCTAACTCCACTAAGCTAATAGATTATAGCGATGGATATCTGGTGGCGCTGCTACCACCCCCTCCAGCTTGTCTGCGGCTGCTTGTAGATGGGCTGAGGCTAAATGAGTATCCAGCGCCTCCGCAGATGCCCATTCCTCTACAAAGGTAAAATCCGTGGGATCAGATTGATTTTGTAAAAGTTCATATTTAATCACACCAACTTCTTGCCTAGTTGGTTCAATCAGTCCTAACAATATAGCCTTAAGTTCTTCCACTTTATCTGGTAGGGCTACAATACGAGCAACAACACGAAGAGTTTGAGTAGTCATTTGTCATTTGTGATTGTTCATTAGTCAATAGTCAATAGTCAACAGTCAATAGTTAATAGTTGTTCTCCCTCATCTCCCCATCCCTAGCCTTACTGCGGCTACCATATAGCGAAAAATGTACTCTATTAACTCAACATAATTACGAGCGGTTTTAGGAGAAGCAGCCCAGACTGTGACACCGTGATCACGAATTAGTAAAGCTGGTATTTGTGGTGAAGTAATAGAAAAGCGTTTTTCAATGT harbors:
- a CDS encoding putative quinol monooxygenase: MTTQTLRVVARIVALPDKVEELKAILLGLIEPTRQEVGVIKYELLQNQSDPTDFTFVEEWASAEALDTHLASAHLQAAADKLEGVVAAPPDIHRYNLLA